GTTGGCATAGTGGTTAATGAGTTATGAGTAATTTTGTGTCATAGGTTCGAATCTTAGAGCAGCTCTACCGGGAGTTTTTAACTTGGTGACTACGGCATTGGAGTAGGAATCGGTGAAGGTGGAGTTTGGGTCTGCGGCGGTGGCGGTGACGGAAACCTAGTTCCGATTCTGGTTCTGTTCAGGCTCGTCTGTAACCGCCATAGATCTCAACCAAGCGAATCTCAAAGGCACCATCGTCAAAGACCTCTCTCTCTTCTCTCGGATCTAACCATCCTCCATCTCAACAACAACAGATTCTCCGGTCAGATCCCAGATTAACGTGTCACTTGGCTTAGAAAAAGAAGGGATCAACGCTTTCTATTTTGATTTTTCTGGAAATGGGTCATTGTTTCTCTTGATTGCTTTATCATTGATAGGTGAATATGAGAATGAGAGTATTTTGATTTGCGGTTGTGGTGTTTCCATTGTTGCAGGTGGGGGAGTTGATACAAGGGATTCACATACGGATAGATATCCAAAAATCATGAAGAGTGAACAAAAGTTTGTATGAGAATGACAAGGAATAATATTCTTCAGAACTTTATTTAAGGTTGTACCATTGGAACCATTATTTTTAGAGAGGTTTTTAATTTAAAAATTTTCAAAATTTATGACTAAAATAATCCTAAAACCCCATCATGAGTTTTTGGAGGTGGTCTTAGAGCATGATTAATCCGAGATTCTTAGGATAAGGTTCTTAGCGGAAGTTAATTGTTTCTTAATTTTTAACTAAAAAAGCTAAGAACCGGTTCTTAGCTTTTTTAGTTATAAGTTAAGAAACAGTTTCTTAACTTCCGATAAGAACCCCACTCTAAAAACCCTACTCTAAGAACCACGGGTTAATCATGGTCTCGGGATGGCGTTTTAATAATTTTTTTAATTGTTTTAATGCAGCGTAAAAAAGTCTTTGCGGACTCATCTTCCTTCTGAGACTTCCCGTAACCCTAATACGCAGCAACTCAACATTATTTTTTTAATTTTCTTGAGTTTTAATCAAACAAAACCAAAGATCCTTTAAAAAACACACTGAATTTTTAACAAAACTCAGTTTCAATTCAACCGTAGTTTGTTTCATGATCTAGTCGCTATTAGAAAAGCTCCGATTTGATCTCCGATCAGGTCATCTCGCCACGCTCCGTCACCGCCGTGCGTAAACTCGGCCGATTTCACAGTTAACTCGCCGCGTTTTCGACACGGTGAAAACCTAAGTTTCGATAAAAACTTTATTTTTGTGTTCAGCAACCAAGCAAGATGTTTCCCTTCGCCCGTAAGATGTCGCCATAAAAATTACTTTTTTTTCTTTTGTCCAAGAAACACAGTAACACTGATTGTTTTCGTTTTGCAGGTGCACCGACAGTCGTGTTGTGGGACACTTTTGATTGCCCCATCATCCCCGATGATGATTTCACTGAAGTTTTTCTGATCACTAAATCGGCTCTTGAAGAAAAGGGTATTATTACTGGTGTTTATGGTAGCGTCGAATTCAGGGCTTTCGTTGGCGACATGGACGAGTGTCCGGGATTTCCTGTTTTTTGGATAGACAAAGGTGAATTTATCTTTGGCCCTCTTTCTTTCTTCTTGTTTCTGTGTGTATCTATTGATTACATTTATTATATGCAACAGCTAAGGGCAAAGATGATAGACTTTGGAGCATCATTACATTCTTACTTGCTCAGGCGAATTATTATTCATCAAGTACAACATTCTTGAATTTGTTGCTAGTCGTGGGAGATATATCTGAGCACGAGGAGTTTCAGCGGGCTATTCGCTTATTAAATTCCAGAAGAAAATTCAATGTTCTTCTAGCACAGCCTCCTCCTCAAAATGCAAGCTCATCATCAGGAGAGGAGCTTTTTGACAAAGACTGGCTCTGCTCCCGTCTTGCAGCTGGAGAACAACTTATCAACAAGTTGGGCATAGGGAAAACCTTTGAACCACCTTTGAAACATATTCCTTCTCATCAGGTTGCTCTTACTTCTCATCAGGTTGCTCTTCCTTCTCACCAGGTTGCTACTAAGTTGTCATTTGCAAAGCCATTATGCCTTAGTAAACATATGGGTAAGAATAAGATCTCTTGCTTGTCTTTATTATTTTTTTTTTTTTGCTGATTTTTGAATGGAATGGATCATTTTCTCTCGCAGCCGAGAGAGCAAGAACATGTGTTTTCTGGGACACTGTGGCTTACCCACTCCCTGCTGGTCTCCATTCCGATGATGTTTTGCAAAACATTGAAGATGCTCTTTCTGAAAGGGGTTATTCTGGCCGTGTCTCAATCACGGCTTTTCTCGATGATCACCCCTCCCCCCCAGGCTTTACTGGATGTTACGTCTCTTACCTAAATGATGGTGAGCTCTCTCTTGTTTTTTTTTTCTTTCTCTAATTAATTTACTATTTTTGTTTGATCTTAGTTTTACATCTAATGTATGCATGGTCTCAGGAGAGAGAGATGCGCGACATTGGCAGATTGCATTGCACTTGCTTGCTGCTGCTCGTCGCACTAGGATTGAGCCATTAAATCATATGCTACTCATGGGAGACATCTCAGGACACATTGAGCTCTTAAGGACTATCTACTTGTTGAATTTGAGATTTTCCTACAATGTTATCTTAACACAGCCTCCTCCTGAAAACGCATCATCAGGAGAGCCACTTGGTAAGGACTGGCTCTGCTCAAGCCTCTCAGCTGGAGACAAACTTCTCAGCCAAATCGAACAAAAATTAATCATGAGCACAGTTGTACAACCTTTGACTCCTTGGCAGGTACTTGCTCTTGCTGTTTGTAATCATGATTGCTTGCTTTTGTTGTTGTACATCCTGTCATCTCCCTCTGATCTATATGCCTCAGGAGCGATACAAAGCTGCAACCACGGTCGTGTTCTGGGACCTTGTGGATTGCCCAGTACCTGTTGGTCGCACTGCTGTTTTGGCTTCACAGATCATTAGATCGGCCTTTGAAAAAATGAGTTATCGTGGCACTGTTACCATCCATGCTTTTGGCGAAGTGAGTAATCTGGATCCGCTTGTTTCAGAACTAAGAGATGTGGAGTGTCATGATGAAAACACACCCACACCCTCAGGTGTATTCCTTGAAGATACGAATCCATCCGGAATCGTGTTTCATCACACACCCACAGGTGAATTCCTTAAGCTCTCTTACCACTCTCACTCTTTCTCTCTTTTTCACTTATATGTCTTCTTTATCTGCGTTTTATGTGTATATGTATTGTTTCAGCACATAAAGACGCTAGACGTGAGATGATGCGTGATGAATTACGCGTCTGGGCACTTGGTAATGATGCTCCAGCAAATGTGATGGCTATCTTACGAGACACCTCTGATGACAAGATCTTTGCCGGTTATCTTAACGTATTGAGATCGATAAATTATAACGTTGTCATAGCACAGCCTCAGAACGCGTTAGGCCAGCTTTTCGATATGGAATGGCTTTGCGCAAGACTTGGAGACAGATTTCTCCCTCGAACGAGAAATTTAGCCTCCTATGATAGATACCGATTTCGTTAGGTTTTTCATGCAGAATGTCTCTCAAGACTTGAAGAAGTTCGACCTTCTACTTACCCTCCAAATTAATCTTTTTGTTTGTTCGGCTTGTTTTCTAAAGTGTTTTATTTGGTTAGCAAAAAAAAAACTCGTTGTGTAATACTCCCTGTTCGGAACTACGCGTTAGTCGAACGGCAATCCCGGACCTAGCGCATTCTTGGGGTCTAGTTTTTATATATTTTAATTATATAATAACATATATATTAAATACATGAAGTGCTACCTACGAGATCACGTGGTCTAGTGGTTTGTTTTCATACTTACCGTATCAAAGTTCGCGGGTTCGAGCTCAGTTAGGTTCATTTACATTCGATTTTTAATATTTTTGTTTAATGAGTACGAAATGACAATTTTACCCTTATCTTTAACCTTTTTCTACGATTTACAGAACTTCAATATTGCGTTTTTCATTTTTTTTTTCACGATTTCAAAGCTTTTGCAAACGATTATTGTGGGTTTTCTAGAAATATGATAGATCTATAACCTAATCTATGATTTAGAACCCAAAATTTCGATCTTTTGCATGAGTTTTCGTTTCACCGCCTAAACCCACCGATTTCACCTCTACGCCACGGTAACCTTCCGATGACCCTTTAATCGGGCGAGTTTTCGGCCGGGCGCGTTTTTCGAACATGGGTAATACTTGTCTTCCTTTTGCACAAGGTTTGCAAGTTTTTGC
This sequence is a window from Brassica oleracea var. oleracea cultivar TO1000 chromosome C1, BOL, whole genome shotgun sequence. Protein-coding genes within it:
- the LOC106302380 gene encoding uncharacterized protein LOC106302380 (The sequence of the model RefSeq protein was modified relative to this genomic sequence to represent the inferred CDS: added 35 bases not found in genome assembly) produces the protein MFPFARAPTVVLWDTFDCPIIPDDDFTEVFLITKSALEEKGIITGVYGSVEFRAFVGDMDECPGFPVFWIDKAKGKDDRLWSIITFLLAQANYYSSSTTFLNLLLVVGDISEHEEFQRAIRLLNSRRKFNVLLAQPPPQNASSSSGEELFDKDWLCSRLAAGEQLINKLGIGKTFEPPLKHIPSHQVALTSHQVALPSHQVATKLSFAKPLCLSKHMAERARTCVFWDTVAYPLPAGLHSDDVLQNIEDALSERGYSGRVSITAFLDDHPSPPGFTGCYVSYLNDGERDARHWQIALHLLAAARRTRIEPLNHMLLMGDISGHIELLRTIYLLNLRFSYNVILTQPPPENASSGEPLGKDWLCSSLSAGDKLLSQIEQKLIMSTVVQPLTPWQERYKAATTVVFWDLVDCPVPVGRTAVLASQIIRSAFEKMSYRGTVTIHAFGEVSNLDPLVSELRDVECHDENTPTPSGVFLEDTNPSGIVFHHTPTAHKDARREMMRDELRVWALGNDAPANVMAILRDTSDDKIFAGYLNVLRSINYNVVIAQPQNALGQLFDMEWLCARLGDRFLPRTRNSASYDEYHRSR